Within Deltaproteobacteria bacterium, the genomic segment ACGACCAAAGCCTATTGTCAAGCGCGAATTCTTCCTCTATTGTTCCGACGCGACCTTCTGCGGCGCGCGGTTGCGGCCTGGCGGAAACGCTGCGGAATGAGCGCCCGGCGCTTCGGCGCCGAAGCGTTGGGAGACCCCGGATTTCGTGTTCTCGCAAGCTCGGGGGCGGTCGGTGCGGCTCGGGACGGCGGACCGCGTCCTGGTCTTCATGGGCCTTGCGCCCTGGGTCCGGCGTTCCGGCGCGAGGTCGAGGCATTCCTGGAAGTGACCGGCGCCAAGGCTTCGGTCCTGGGCGAAGAGGCTGCGGGCAACCGTTCGTTGGTGGGGAGGCTCCGCAGGGGAGCTTCGCCTTGCCTCAGGACGGTCGACCGGGTTCGGGCCTGGATGACCGCCCATGCGAGCGCGGAGGAGACGGCCGCCATCCGCGCCGGGATCGATGACGGACACAATCTCGTCGAGGCCGCGGGACCTGGATCATCCACGGCCCCGCCATTGTCGGGCGGGGCCGTAGTCAACCTGGAAGCGGAAGGAGGAAGAGGAATGTACGGGAACGGCAGCAAGCATTTCAGCACGCGGGAGGCGGCGGCCTGGCTGGGTCTTTCGCCCCGGACGCTGGACCGCTACCGCGTGAGCGGCGACGGCCCGGCGTTCCACCGGTTCGGGAGCCGGGTGCTATACTTGGCCGCCGATCTGGAGGCATGGGCTTCGACGCGGCGGCTCTCGACGTCGGACGACGGCCCGGCGGGAAGGGAGGGGAAGCCATGAGAACGCCTTCACAGGCCAAATGGCCGCTCCTGGCGTTGGCGTGGGCGGCGCTGATGGTGTTCGCGGTGTGGACTTCGCCCGGCGGCGGGGGATTCGGGCCGGCGGGCGGAATCGAGGCGGAGTTTCCCAGGGACGAGGCGGTGGAGGCGAGCCGGGTGCGGCGCTCGGCGGCGCTGATCGGCGAGCTGGATGCGCACCTGCGGCGCATCGAGGAAGAGAACGCGCGGCTCAGAGCGCGGCTCGTGCAGGACGCCGAGGACAGC encodes:
- a CDS encoding helix-turn-helix domain-containing protein — encoded protein: MSARRFGAEALGDPGFRVLASSGAVGAARDGGPRPGLHGPCALGPAFRREVEAFLEVTGAKASVLGEEAAGNRSLVGRLRRGASPCLRTVDRVRAWMTAHASAEETAAIRAGIDDGHNLVEAAGPGSSTAPPLSGGAVVNLEAEGGRGMYGNGSKHFSTREAAAWLGLSPRTLDRYRVSGDGPAFHRFGSRVLYLAADLEAWASTRRLSTSDDGPAGREGKP